A region of Porites lutea chromosome 13, jaPorLute2.1, whole genome shotgun sequence DNA encodes the following proteins:
- the LOC140923284 gene encoding uncharacterized protein — translation MTNPIKLDLTADHVYEHIDTFGACHNNNPEPVYVDPVQKTKEIASKLQEHGPVSHEQRVYNLIGEFSTAIFTKAAKEKSNVHQISYLSNDTYNGAGNGVKGGHTLGDTPRGRHDKNPEPAYIDPVRKTKMNVPELQKYGPISHEQRVYNLIEEFSTVNKKDFAKDKLNVRQINYLSGDPCNGGNSVYDLAVKDAANDGPNAGTHDCTDNARDHANHTPSNTKPEYHVLEEGLKETTVNPSDVLPRDGPVYCTLDELDSNVFTAPTDV, via the coding sequence ATGACCAACCCCATTAAACTGGACCTTACCGCAGATCATGTGTATGAACATATTGACACCTTCGGAGCGTGTCATAATAACAACCCAGAACCCGTTTACGTTGATCCcgtacaaaaaacaaaagagataGCCTCTAAGTTACAAGAGCATGGCCCTGTTAGTCATGAACAGCGCGTGTATAATCTTATAGGAGAATTTTCCACAGCCATTTTTACAAAGgctgcaaaagaaaaatctaaCGTTCATCAAATCAGTTACCTGTCCAATGATACCTACAATGGCGCGGGGAATGGTGTCAAAGGTGGACACACCCTGGGGGACACCCCTAGGGGGCGTCACGATAAGAACCCGGAACCCGCTTACATTGATCCCGTaaggaaaactaaaatgaaCGTGCCTGAGTTACAAAAGTATGGGCCAATTAGTCATGAACAGCGTGTGTATAATCTTATAGAAGAATTTTCAACAGTCAACAAAAAGGATTTTGCAAAAGATAAACTTAATGTTCGTCAAATCAATTACCTTTCTGGTGATCCATGCAATGGCGGGAACAGTGTTTATGATCTAGCTGTCAAAGATGCTGCCAATGATGGCCCCAATGCTGGCACCCATGATTGCACTGATAATGCTCGTGACCATGCGAACCATACTCCATCAAACACCAAGCCAGAGTATCATGTTTTAGAGGAAGGTTTAAAGGAAACCACAGTAAATCCAAGCGATGTACTTCCAAGAGACGGGCCAGTTTACTGCACATTGGATGAACTGGATTCAAATGTTTTCACAGCACCAACTGACGTTTGA
- the LOC140923283 gene encoding uncharacterized protein, with product MLNTTGRRLTVLNHQNCSVNLNNSWYIGCYGEKVLLRENIRLFHLEWGRKDGKKDDYAYFVKVLNDSSLRGRIINLGINCPAGHRYTKGCLLFKLEGTLSCSLQSTTVPTASLSSARKPTASLMSRATLGSTRTLKSTAKPGSRKTTPAKPNPGLIKDKQKHGDANSSSSLGLIAGVCASIATIVIVIAVVVLYRRRKSRKGAHESTSEEFKKNGNSEQNVAFQPDAQNDYQPDRMKEPRNSQIGEVYAALDVPEGHNIYGAGNVDEPFYNFLQDPAQDREEGQRYSCLSLDPAMYQTLEKLQVEDQRNAEYNCPTEPMYNVLEGPTPGVRNETESCGAISVNEPFYNTVEKPVSNEALSSGNNDLVYNTLEDPLYLGFGCGGQNGPTGLQDPVYNVLEGPGADVVEC from the exons ATGCTCAACACTACTGGCCGGAGATTAACAGTACTAAATCATCAGAACTGCAGTGTCAACTTGAATAATTCATGGTATATTGGTTGCTACGGGGAGAAGGTTCTACTGAGAGAAAACATAAGATTATTTCACCTTGAATGGGGGCGGaaagatgggaaaaaggatgaTTACGCATATTTTGTTAAG GTGTTGAATGACTCATCATTGCGAGGCAGGATCATCAACCTTGGTATAAACTGCCCTGCTGGTCATCGTTACACTAAAGGttgtttgttattcaaactggaGGGAACCTTATCAT GTTCTTTACAGTCTACCACAGTTCCTACAGCATCTCTTTCATCTGCCAGAAAACCAACAGCATCTCTGATGTCTAGAGCAACACTGGGTTCTACACGAACATTAAAGTCTACAGCAAAACCGGGGTCTAGAAAA ACGACCCCAGCAAAGCCAAACCCAGGATTAATAAAAGACAAGCAAAAGCATGGTGATGCCAACTCGTCCTCTTCACTGGGTCTCATAGCAGGAGTGTGTGCTTCTATAGCAACTATTGTGATTGTAATTGCAGTTGTCGTACTGTACCGACGCCGGAAATCTAG AAAGGGTGCTCATGAAAGTACTTCTGAGGAATtcaaaaag AATGGAAACTCAGAGCAAAACGTAGCATTTCAGCCGGACGCTCAAAATGATTACCAACCAGACAGGATGAAAGAGCCAC GCAATTCTCAAATCGGGGAAGTCTATGCTGCTCTTGATGTTCCTGAGGGGCACAATATTTATGGTGCTGGAAATGTTGATGAGCCATTCTACAACTTTCTGCAAGATCCTGCCCAGGACAGGGAAGAAGGACAACGTTACAGCTGCCTTTCGTTAGACCCAGCAATGTACCAGACCTTAGAAAAACTACAGGTCGAGGACCAAAGAAATGCTGAGTATAACTGCCCTACAGAACCAATGTACAATGTCTTGGAAGGGCCAACCCCTGGAGTCAGAAATGAAACTGAGAGTTGTGGAGCCATTTCTGTGAATGAACCATTCTACAACACTGTGGAGAAACCCGTCTCCAACGAGGCTCTCTCAAGCGGTAACAATGACCTTGTCTACAACACTTTGGAGGATCCTCTTTACCTTGGTTTTGGCTGTGGTGGACAAAATGGTCCCACTGGCTTGCAAGACCCTGTGTATAACGTTCTAGAGGGTCCTGGCGCCGACGTCGTGGAGTGTTAA
- the LOC140922207 gene encoding uncharacterized protein — protein MVSASLLASLVISHTSLGVSPSFKQFSIRWSSKSDATVKTVSSSIKLGSIKASTTSVTHLRAASDKWSTTRGITATVSTLAIPLDASSKVTIVPKVIEVSPTTRPIEPGVNPSSFEPIIPPNVSSGRRSNRNRLVIGLLVGIMAAVILTVIVIALLIQKRRNSRGTYRPRSASEETKISVLMSPRTNSVQETGEDGSDPNTLKRSPMYVPNYRIPLWQDEQDNTCVYAVLHFPKGVDGRVRTGEEPICNVLEEPVTNNEEGIKNGHTIETDEDVFHVIDDKTGGDSGPGAYDNHIYAKVVRKPKRRTAIKSKGPGNYSEHSRDTLRKALEPYIRSAEESDQDDTPDTENAIYFTLEKCFSDSFKAANNDSVDDKTSAGKTLKGPDQYKAVCTEALVFCTKRSGSRRSFNNNNEARFTIEQVFDDLEARYLQGTGVPEGASSSKPETTSELEMDNLKKARSDSKKVNESVYNFLEEVCRQGLPTFQSASSQEGPVYFTLKRLKSNHSKATRMRPKWAAETGSNALEERFLKRAEGRDLSDGTSAEKPVFFTLESCCSDSLTRDKSDTMHANEPVSQGLEERYLKRAEGPGQSFTSRSNDFNNLERIYSDSFKIPNSESHC, from the exons ATGGTGTCCGCAAGTTTACTAGCTTCACTGGTAATCTCGCATACTTCACTCGGAGTATCTCCTTCCTTTAAGCAATTCTCCATTAGATGGTCCTCTAAATCGGATGCTACAGTAAAAACAGTCTCCAGCTCAATAAAATTAGGGTCAATCAAAGCATCAACTACTTCGGTGACGCATTTGAGAGCAGCCTCAGATAAGTGGTCAACAACCCGCGGTATAACAGCGACAGTTAGCACTCTTGCAATACCTCTCGATGCCTCATCAAAAGTGACAATTGTACCTAAAGTAATTGAGGTTTCACCTACAACAAGACCTATAGAGCCAGGTGTTAATCCATCCTCCTTTGAACCAATT ATTCCTCCCAACGTTAGCAGTGGGCGAAGGAGCAACAGAAACCGTTTAGTCATTGGCCTCCTTGTAGGGATAATGGCAGCCGTCATCTTAACTGTTATCGTTATTGCACTTCTCATCCAGAAACGTCGCAATTCAAG AGGTACATACCGTCCAAGATCCGCGAGTGAAGAAACAAAG ATTTCAGTATTAATGAGCCCGCGAACAAACTCAGTGCAAGAGACAGGTGAAGATGGAAGTGATCCCAACACACTTAAACGATCAC CCATGTACGTGCCAAACTACCGAATTCCCTTGTGGCAGGATGAACAAGACAACACCTGTGTGTATGCAGTCCTCCATTTCCCCAAAGGTGTAGATGGAAGAGTCAGGACTGGAGAGGAACCAATCTGTAACGTTCTTGAAGAGCCAGTTACGAACAATGAAGAAGGGATTAAAAACGGCCATACCATCGAGACGGACGAAGATGTGTTTCATGTCATTGATGACAAAACTGGTGGAGACTCCGGACCAGGCGCTTATGATAATCATATTTATGCAAAGGTAGTACGTAAACCTAAAAGACGAACAGCCATTAAAAGTAAGGGCCCGGGCAACTATTCAGAACATTCACGAGATACACTACGAAAGGCTTTGGAGCCTTATATCAGAAGCGCAGAGGAATCAGACCAAGACGACACCCCTGATACAGAAAATGCCATCTACTTCACTCTGGAGAAGTGTTTCTCGGATAGCTTTAAGGCGGCTAATAATGATTCCGTAGATGACAAGACATCCGCTGGAAAAACCTTGAAAGGACCAGATCAATACAAGGCCGTCTGCACTGAGGCATTAGTCTTCTGTACAAAGAGGTCTGGCTCTAGAAGAtcctttaacaacaacaacgaagcTAGATTTACAATTGAACAAGTGTTCGACGATTTAGAGGCACGTTATCTTCAAGGGACAGGAGTACCAGAGGGAGCCTCCTCAAGCAAGCCAGAAACCACCTCAGAACTTGAAATGGACAACTTAAAGAAAGCTCGGAGTGACTCAAAGAAAGTAAATGAATCTGTCTACAACTTTTTAGAAGAGGTTTGCCGACAAGGGCTTCCAACCTTTCAGTCTGCCTCAAGCCAGGAAGGGCCCGTTTACTTCACACTGAAGAGATTAAAATCAAATCACTCCAAAGCAACAAGAATGAGACCAAAATGGGCTGCTGAAACTGGTTCAAATGCTTTGGAAGAACGTTTCCTTAAGCGTGCAGAAGGACGTGACCTGAGCGATGGCACCTCAGCAGAAAAGCCGGTCTTCTTTACACTGGAAAGTTGTTGTTCAGATAGCCTAACAAGAGACAAAAGTGATACTATGCACGCAAATGAACCAGTTAGTCAAGGTTTAGAGGAACGTTACCTTAAAAGAGCAGAGGGACCTGGCCAAAGCTTTACATCGAGAAGTAATGATTTCAACAATTTAGAAAGGATTTATTCTGATAGTTTCAAGATCCCGAACAGCGAGTCCCATTGTTAA